One Bacteroidia bacterium DNA segment encodes these proteins:
- a CDS encoding amidohydrolase family protein → MAIYLKNAIFIDWQTLEFKTSNIKVISGINNGFEFINEIPVNSSEEIIDCTGKYVTKSFVCGHHHIYSALARGMGAPKKNPENFYEILQYVWWTLDKCLNKEMIEASALTTAIACAKNGTTFVIDHHASPYAVEGSLEIIAKAFEKVGISHLLCYEISDRDGLEIANKGLKETENYLKHNQGLVGLHASFTVSDDTLKTAINISDKYNSGIHIHVAEDKYDQEHCVNNYNQRVVERLNNSGGLNSSKTILGHCLHLSDNEKDIIKNSNAWVVQNSESNLNNNVGYFNSRGLGNNIMLGTDGMHSDMLRSAKSAFYVGQGFDSIDYSGVYNRFRNAHKYLSTNNFSGDGDNNLVVLDYDSTTKFDQNNFLGHFLFGIESKHVQHVISNGKLIVKDRNITTVNEQEILNNSQKLSLQLWEKMKK, encoded by the coding sequence ATGGCAATTTATTTAAAAAACGCAATATTTATTGATTGGCAAACTTTAGAATTTAAAACCTCAAACATTAAAGTTATTTCTGGTATTAATAATGGTTTCGAATTCATAAATGAAATACCAGTTAATTCTTCCGAAGAAATTATTGATTGCACAGGCAAATATGTCACAAAATCGTTTGTATGCGGACATCACCACATTTATTCAGCACTTGCAAGAGGAATGGGTGCACCTAAAAAGAATCCTGAAAACTTTTATGAAATTTTGCAATATGTTTGGTGGACTCTAGATAAATGTCTTAATAAAGAAATGATTGAAGCAAGTGCATTAACTACAGCAATTGCTTGTGCTAAAAATGGAACAACATTCGTTATTGATCACCATGCCTCACCTTATGCGGTAGAAGGTTCACTTGAAATTATTGCAAAGGCATTCGAAAAAGTTGGTATTTCACATTTATTATGTTACGAAATTTCAGACAGAGATGGATTAGAAATAGCCAACAAAGGACTAAAAGAAACTGAAAATTATTTAAAACATAATCAGGGATTGGTTGGCTTACACGCATCATTCACAGTTTCTGATGATACTCTTAAGACAGCTATAAATATTTCCGATAAATACAATTCCGGCATTCACATTCATGTAGCAGAAGACAAGTACGATCAAGAACATTGTGTAAATAATTACAATCAAAGAGTTGTTGAGCGATTAAATAATTCGGGAGGATTAAATTCCTCAAAAACAATTCTTGGACATTGCCTACATTTAAGTGACAATGAAAAAGATATTATTAAAAACTCCAATGCTTGGGTAGTTCAGAATAGTGAAAGCAATTTAAATAATAATGTTGGATATTTTAACTCAAGAGGTTTAGGAAATAACATTATGCTTGGAACAGATGGAATGCATAGCGATATGTTACGATCAGCAAAGTCAGCATTCTATGTTGGACAAGGCTTTGACAGCATTGACTATTCTGGAGTTTATAATCGTTTTAGAAACGCACATAAATATTTAAGTACAAATAATTTTTCAGGTGACGGTGACAATAATCTTGTTGTACTTGATTACGACTCTACTACCAAATTTGATCAGAATAATTTCTTAGGACATTTTCTTTTTGGTATTGAATCAAAACATGTACAACATGTTATTTCAAACGGAAAGCTGATTGTAAAAGACAGAAATATAACAACAGTTAACGAACAAGAAATTCTTAATAACTCACAAAAACTTTCGCTTCAACTTTGGGAGAAAATGAAAAAATAA
- a CDS encoding M28 family peptidase: MLKFLKYIFCLFVFIYSFNCSFAENVDTLRIKSDLKAIVETKDARNYVNLEVLNQVADYIKTEFLKTSTRVEVQEFQVEGGNTYKNIICSFGPEDAPRTIIGAHYDVCGNQKGADDNATGIVGLLEIARNLKGVELKNRIDLVAYSLEEPPFFKTESMGSYIHAKSLHDKKVIVKGMICLEMIGYFSDIKKSQNYPVGFLKIFYGNKGNYITVVKKFCSGSFTRKFNRKFKHQNIVRTKTFTGPKFLPGVDFSDHLNYWIFGYSALMITDTAFYRNLNYHTKADTIEKLDIKRMSLVIESVLKVLTL, encoded by the coding sequence ATGTTAAAGTTCTTAAAATATATTTTTTGTTTATTTGTTTTTATATATAGCTTTAATTGTTCTTTTGCCGAAAACGTAGATACTTTGCGTATAAAATCTGACTTAAAAGCAATAGTAGAAACAAAAGATGCCAGAAACTATGTAAATCTTGAGGTACTTAATCAGGTTGCAGATTATATTAAAACTGAATTTCTAAAAACAAGTACCAGGGTAGAAGTTCAAGAGTTTCAGGTTGAGGGTGGTAATACTTATAAAAATATTATTTGTTCATTTGGTCCAGAGGATGCTCCCAGAACAATAATTGGTGCGCATTACGATGTGTGTGGAAACCAAAAAGGTGCCGATGATAATGCAACAGGTATTGTAGGTTTATTAGAAATTGCCAGAAATTTAAAAGGTGTTGAATTAAAAAATAGAATTGATCTTGTAGCGTATTCTCTAGAAGAGCCTCCATTCTTTAAAACAGAATCAATGGGAAGTTATATACATGCCAAATCTTTACATGATAAAAAAGTTATTGTGAAAGGTATGATATGCCTTGAAATGATTGGGTATTTTTCCGATATTAAGAAATCCCAGAATTATCCTGTTGGATTTTTGAAGATATTTTATGGAAATAAAGGGAATTACATAACTGTTGTTAAGAAATTCTGCAGTGGTTCGTTTACAAGGAAATTTAATAGAAAATTTAAACACCAGAATATAGTAAGAACTAAAACATTTACAGGTCCAAAGTTTTTGCCAGGTGTTGATTTTTCGGATCATTTAAACTATTGGATATTTGGTTATAGTGCGTTAATGATTACCGATACTGCATTCTATAGAAATTTAAATTACCATACCAAAGCTGATACTATTGAAAAGCTAGATATAAAGCGAATGTCGTTAGTTATTGAATCTGTATTAAAAGTATTAACCTTATAA
- a CDS encoding CehA/McbA family metallohydrolase: MKTIAQGIFQSYYGNLHSHTSNSDGMNEPQDAYNYARYTAGLDFLAVSDHVEQIDFLEWYYNKNEADNATVNGTFVAIAGWEWGSPLHGHVNVLNTTNIINDITALWYYEDFPAFINWILNNSPALAQFNHPGDEAYFTNWNDFEYLNTTTDIAFPIVEFQNVQQATDWYEFALRKGWHLSPVWNQDNHSADWGTKNDGRAGIWATTLSRNSLFEAISAGRTFATMDKNAKIWIDLNGVPMGSQQQIQPSMALHLNLSDMDNESWSSIELVTKNGVIMNLGTHNGNIDTTFNLNLTNDEWVFIRALQADNDYLWSAPVYVTGTILNNSITLHDNDINIFPNPTSDFFVINTGNKDSHVMIYDVLGNLVYEDSAKKQFNVNSKYFITGVYIVNIVIDKQIFTKKLIVSK; this comes from the coding sequence TTGAAAACGATTGCCCAAGGAATATTTCAATCTTACTATGGCAATCTTCATTCTCACACATCCAATTCAGATGGCATGAATGAGCCACAGGATGCTTATAATTATGCAAGATATACAGCAGGACTTGATTTCTTAGCTGTATCAGACCATGTAGAGCAAATTGATTTTCTAGAATGGTATTACAATAAAAATGAAGCTGACAATGCAACAGTAAACGGAACTTTTGTAGCTATTGCCGGATGGGAATGGGGATCTCCACTACACGGGCATGTAAACGTTTTAAATACAACAAATATTATTAATGACATTACTGCATTATGGTATTATGAAGACTTTCCTGCTTTTATTAACTGGATTCTTAATAATTCTCCTGCCCTCGCACAATTTAATCATCCCGGAGACGAAGCATATTTCACAAACTGGAACGACTTTGAATACCTTAACACTACAACAGATATTGCCTTCCCTATAGTAGAGTTTCAAAACGTACAACAAGCTACAGACTGGTATGAATTTGCACTAAGAAAAGGGTGGCATTTATCACCGGTATGGAATCAGGATAATCATTCTGCAGATTGGGGAACAAAAAATGATGGCAGAGCAGGAATATGGGCTACAACTCTTTCAAGAAATTCTTTGTTTGAAGCAATAAGCGCAGGAAGAACCTTTGCAACAATGGATAAAAATGCTAAAATATGGATAGATTTAAACGGAGTGCCAATGGGTAGCCAACAACAAATTCAACCCTCTATGGCGCTTCACTTGAACTTATCTGATATGGATAATGAATCATGGTCTTCAATCGAATTAGTTACAAAAAACGGTGTAATAATGAATCTTGGCACACATAATGGAAATATCGATACAACTTTTAATTTAAATCTGACTAATGATGAATGGGTATTTATTCGGGCATTACAGGCAGATAATGATTACTTATGGTCTGCACCGGTTTATGTTACAGGAACTATTTTAAATAATTCAATAACATTACATGATAATGACATTAATATATTTCCAAATCCGACAAGCGATTTCTTTGTTATAAACACCGGCAATAAAGACAGCCACGTAATGATTTATGATGTTTTAGGTAATCTGGTTTATGAAGATTCAGCTAAAAAGCAATTTAATGTAAATTCAAAATATTTTATCACCGGAGTTTATATTGTAAATATTGTTATAGATAAACAAATCTTCACAAAAAAGCTAATAGTTTCAAAATAA
- the hydA gene encoding dihydropyrimidinase, whose translation MNILIKNGTVVTSTKTEVADILITENIIEAIGNNLIVKKDTTIIDATDKYIFPGGVDAHVHLDLPTPSGPSSDNFKTGSIAAIYGGTTTVIDFVTPSKNESLISAFNNRLKDAKNSLIDYGFHMGITSWNKDTAIEMVTCLIDYGISSFKTYMAYKGTIGIEAEELRNIMQVAAANELIITVHCEMGDEIIKLQNKYITEGKTTPKYHALSRPASVEAESVKQVVQIAKETGCTVYIVHTSAKESVEIIEQAQISGQKVFSETCPQYLLLDDSVYENMLPDSLKYVISPPIRSKQDQVKLWEAINNNTIQFIATDHCPFNTKGQKDKGESDFTKIPNGAGGIEHRLELLYTYGVLENKISINKFVEITSTNPAKIFGIYPQKGEITVGSDADIVIWNPKTESTISAKTHHQNCDSNIFEGMQTKGKAEYVIINGEIAIEKGKYIKNKRKGNYLKRN comes from the coding sequence ATGAATATACTGATTAAAAACGGAACAGTAGTAACTTCGACAAAAACAGAAGTCGCAGACATCTTAATTACCGAAAACATTATTGAAGCTATTGGAAATAATCTTATAGTTAAAAAGGATACTACTATAATTGACGCAACTGATAAATATATTTTTCCAGGTGGAGTTGATGCTCATGTTCACCTTGACCTACCTACTCCATCAGGTCCTTCATCTGACAATTTCAAGACCGGCAGTATTGCCGCAATTTATGGTGGAACAACCACTGTAATTGATTTTGTAACACCTTCCAAAAATGAATCATTAATATCTGCTTTTAACAACAGATTAAAAGATGCTAAAAACTCTCTCATAGATTATGGTTTTCACATGGGAATAACATCTTGGAATAAAGATACAGCAATAGAAATGGTAACCTGCTTAATAGATTATGGAATAAGCTCATTTAAGACATATATGGCCTACAAAGGAACTATTGGCATTGAAGCTGAAGAATTACGCAACATAATGCAAGTAGCTGCCGCGAATGAATTAATAATTACCGTTCATTGCGAAATGGGAGATGAAATAATAAAGTTGCAAAATAAATATATAACTGAAGGAAAAACAACACCAAAATATCACGCACTATCTCGTCCTGCAAGTGTTGAAGCAGAATCAGTAAAGCAAGTTGTACAAATAGCAAAAGAAACAGGATGCACTGTATATATAGTCCACACATCTGCTAAAGAATCTGTTGAAATAATAGAGCAGGCACAGATCAGCGGACAAAAGGTATTTTCTGAAACCTGCCCCCAATACTTATTACTTGATGATTCAGTATATGAGAATATGTTGCCAGATTCACTAAAATATGTAATAAGTCCACCCATACGATCAAAACAAGACCAAGTTAAATTATGGGAAGCAATAAATAATAACACTATACAGTTTATAGCCACCGATCATTGTCCGTTTAATACAAAAGGGCAAAAGGATAAAGGGGAAAGTGATTTTACGAAAATCCCCAATGGTGCAGGTGGAATTGAACATAGACTTGAATTGCTGTACACTTATGGAGTACTAGAAAATAAAATTTCTATAAACAAATTTGTAGAAATCACTTCAACTAATCCGGCTAAAATATTCGGCATTTATCCTCAGAAAGGTGAAATTACTGTTGGTTCCGATGCCGACATTGTAATATGGAATCCAAAAACAGAATCAACAATATCTGCAAAAACCCATCATCAAAACTGCGACTCAAATATATTTGAAGGAATGCAAACAAAAGGCAAAGCAGAATATGTTATCATAAATGGTGAAATTGCTATAGAAAAAGGAAAATATATTAAAAATAAAAGAAAAGGAAATTATTTAAAAAGAAATTGA
- a CDS encoding tyrosine-protein phosphatase — protein MKKYLIYTLLILITGCKTTNISINNNLPDWANKIETKELNNLYKIDDNLYRSEQPDRKGMKYLESVGIKTIINLRDKKTDKCEAKYTKLELKHIQINTWTISYEDIVTSMKAINNSKKPALIHCLHGSDRTGCIAAVYRMTNCGWTKEAAIKEFLEGGFGYHEKWFPNILELLNSIDIEKIKQDINK, from the coding sequence ATGAAAAAATATTTAATTTATACCCTTTTAATTTTAATAACAGGCTGTAAAACTACAAATATTAGCATTAATAACAATTTACCAGATTGGGCTAATAAAATAGAAACAAAAGAACTTAACAATTTATACAAGATTGATGATAATTTATACCGATCTGAACAACCAGACAGAAAGGGCATGAAATATCTTGAAAGTGTCGGAATAAAAACAATCATAAATCTAAGAGATAAAAAAACTGATAAATGCGAAGCAAAGTACACAAAACTTGAATTGAAGCATATCCAAATTAACACATGGACAATATCTTATGAAGACATTGTAACAAGCATGAAAGCAATAAACAATTCTAAAAAACCGGCATTAATTCATTGTTTACACGGATCAGACAGAACTGGATGTATAGCTGCAGTATATCGAATGACGAATTGTGGCTGGACAAAAGAAGCAGCTATAAAAGAATTTCTGGAAGGAGGATTTGGATACCACGAAAAATGGTTTCCAAATATCTTAGAATTGCTTAATAGTATTGACATTGAAAAAATAAAACAGGATATTAATAAGTAA
- a CDS encoding GyrI-like domain-containing protein, whose translation MLPTINIISEKKLIGKHITMSFAENKTFELWSGFMPRRKEIKNNVNNELISMQVYDKSFDFTNFDIHKQFEKWAAIEVSEFNIIPDKMETYALPGGLYAVFIHKGAANTGPKTFQYIFGTWLPNSEYILDNRPHFEILGEKYKNEDPDSEEEIWIPIKKKE comes from the coding sequence ATGTTACCTACAATAAATATTATTTCAGAAAAAAAGTTAATTGGCAAACATATTACTATGTCATTTGCCGAAAATAAAACCTTTGAACTTTGGAGTGGTTTTATGCCTAGACGTAAAGAAATTAAAAACAACGTAAATAATGAATTAATATCAATGCAGGTTTATGATAAGTCTTTCGATTTTACAAATTTTGACATTCACAAACAATTTGAAAAATGGGCAGCAATAGAAGTTTCTGAATTTAACATTATACCTGACAAAATGGAGACTTATGCATTACCGGGGGGACTTTATGCTGTATTTATTCACAAAGGTGCTGCAAATACAGGTCCCAAAACATTTCAATATATTTTTGGTACATGGCTGCCAAATTCAGAATACATACTTGATAACAGACCACATTTTGAGATTTTAGGTGAAAAATATAAAAACGAAGACCCTGATTCTGAAGAGGAAATTTGGATACCAATTAAGAAAAAAGAATAA
- a CDS encoding PKD domain-containing protein has protein sequence MKKISTLVIVLLFNILITSAQSTCPGNQISNPQFSSNMTSWSQYGQVTTAFVLNFQNGCIDTALIMQATNNSSCGVIQPVSFTRDSCYSLCYCVEFPFTGSLFNTKLTIAAITPGITVAQLLSGSFSPGQAQIIDVISATNGFVPYTNCPAVFTATGNFTDFVIVNETIGVVGTDVRVDNLCLTHHLCAPSCNNVNANFSYTVGPGYNVTFSDLSTSNPGDILSYLWDFGDPPSGGNNSSTLQNPSHLYPAPGVYVVCMYLTSIMTDGNACKDTFCMDVVVPALFSIPEIPSEKITIFPNPTNNYIMLNGIKDDDIFILIDKVGKVVMETKVPASSRFEIPSSISDGIYIAVIKNKQRAYYLKLTIIK, from the coding sequence ATGAAAAAAATATCTACTCTTGTAATAGTGCTGTTATTTAATATTTTAATAACAAGCGCACAATCTACCTGTCCGGGAAATCAAATTTCAAACCCACAGTTTTCTTCAAACATGACCTCCTGGTCACAATATGGTCAGGTTACAACTGCATTTGTATTAAATTTTCAAAACGGCTGTATTGATACAGCACTAATAATGCAAGCTACAAACAATAGTAGTTGCGGAGTTATACAACCTGTTTCATTTACACGAGATTCGTGTTACAGCCTTTGTTATTGTGTTGAATTTCCTTTTACAGGTTCATTATTTAATACAAAACTAACAATTGCTGCTATAACTCCCGGTATAACTGTAGCTCAATTATTATCTGGTTCCTTTTCACCGGGTCAGGCACAGATAATAGATGTAATTTCAGCAACTAATGGCTTTGTGCCATATACAAATTGTCCGGCAGTTTTTACAGCCACCGGTAATTTTACCGACTTTGTTATTGTTAACGAAACAATTGGTGTTGTAGGTACCGATGTAAGAGTTGATAATCTTTGTCTGACACATCATTTGTGTGCTCCAAGCTGCAACAATGTAAATGCTAACTTCAGCTATACAGTTGGACCAGGATATAATGTTACATTTTCTGATTTGTCAACTTCTAATCCCGGAGATATATTAAGCTATTTATGGGATTTTGGTGATCCTCCATCAGGTGGAAATAACTCATCAACCCTGCAAAATCCTTCACATTTATATCCTGCTCCAGGAGTGTATGTTGTTTGCATGTATTTAACTTCAATAATGACAGATGGAAATGCCTGCAAGGATACTTTCTGTATGGATGTTGTTGTTCCTGCACTATTCTCAATCCCTGAAATTCCTTCTGAGAAAATTACAATATTTCCGAATCCTACCAATAATTACATAATGTTAAACGGAATAAAAGATGACGATATTTTTATATTAATTGATAAAGTTGGAAAAGTTGTTATGGAAACAAAAGTTCCTGCATCATCAAGGTTTGAGATACCTTCATCAATTTCCGATGGGATTTATATAGCAGTTATTAAGAATAAACAACGTGCATATTATCTTAAGTTAACTATAATTAAATAA
- the xdh gene encoding selenium-dependent xanthine dehydrogenase has product MINFILNKENISYNGNPDLTLLKYLRNELEITSVKDGCSGQAACGACMVEINGEAKLSCNTPMSKLQGTVVTTMEGVPEPIKQVLGKAFVEKGAVQCGFCTPGFLMRTKVLLQKKPTPTKEEIKQALTLNLCRCTGYVKIIEAIEEAAKTITDGKDIEYSDLSGKVGTSYPKYQAYETAIGKRAFVNDLHFEGMLHGALKFSDYPRAKVLKIDISEASKIKGVIKIFTSNDIPGDKFIGLIYQDWPLMIGEGEITRYIGDVIAGVVAETEEIAREAAKKINVSYEILEPVTDPYEALKENSPQVQPNHINLLDNCKVYRGGNADEVLKKSDYTSKGTYNTQRIEHAFLETEGAVGLPKEDGITLYTNGQGIYVDRKQIAKILALPEEKINVILVPTGGGFGGKEDMTVQGHTALFTWLLKKPVKLILSREESFRMHPKRHPVFMDIEMGCDKNGMLTAVKLMAVGDSGAYASVGTKVMERVAGHATGGYHFPCVNLEAKTVYTNNIPSGAMRGFGANQVCFALEGCIDELCKQGGFDRWKFRYDNALTEGRMTATGHILKSGVGIRATLDALKPYYDKAIFKGLACGIKNSGVGNGMEDSSDVIIEIISKKRVNIQHGWTEMGQGIHNMAIQTLHEETGINPEIIEVIVDTKASITTGMTTSSRATALLGNAIIDASKQIIEDLKIKKLSDLKGMKYKGNYTCNWTTKPGADVKEIITHYSYGYASQLVVLNDKGEIDTVYAAHDAGKIMNPIMFEGQIEGAVHMGVGYALTEDLPMKDGFLVSTKMRDLGILSAKETPKIKVIGVEVKDSVGPYGAKGLGEIGLVPTAAAVANALCDFDGVRRYSLPMKRKKKC; this is encoded by the coding sequence ATGATTAATTTCATTCTTAACAAAGAAAACATTAGTTACAACGGAAATCCTGATCTAACGTTGTTAAAGTATTTACGAAATGAATTAGAAATTACCTCTGTAAAAGACGGGTGTTCTGGTCAGGCTGCTTGTGGTGCATGCATGGTTGAAATAAACGGAGAAGCAAAACTTTCATGCAACACACCAATGAGTAAACTTCAAGGTACCGTGGTTACAACAATGGAAGGAGTTCCAGAGCCAATAAAACAAGTCTTAGGAAAAGCTTTTGTAGAAAAAGGTGCTGTTCAGTGCGGATTTTGCACACCAGGATTCTTGATGAGAACAAAAGTTCTACTTCAAAAAAAACCAACTCCCACTAAAGAAGAAATAAAACAAGCGCTTACTTTAAATCTTTGTCGCTGCACTGGCTATGTTAAAATTATTGAAGCAATTGAAGAAGCGGCAAAAACTATAACAGATGGCAAAGATATTGAATATTCAGATTTATCCGGAAAAGTAGGAACTTCCTATCCAAAATATCAGGCTTACGAAACAGCAATTGGAAAAAGAGCATTTGTAAACGATTTGCATTTTGAAGGGATGTTGCATGGTGCATTAAAATTCAGCGATTATCCTAGGGCAAAAGTTTTAAAAATAGATATTTCAGAAGCATCAAAAATTAAAGGTGTAATAAAAATATTTACTTCAAATGATATTCCAGGAGATAAATTTATTGGACTAATATATCAGGATTGGCCTTTAATGATAGGTGAAGGTGAAATCACAAGATATATTGGCGATGTAATTGCTGGTGTTGTTGCAGAAACCGAGGAAATAGCAAGAGAAGCAGCAAAGAAAATAAATGTAAGTTATGAAATTCTTGAACCAGTAACAGATCCTTACGAAGCTTTAAAAGAAAATTCTCCACAGGTTCAGCCAAATCATATAAATTTATTAGATAACTGCAAGGTATATCGTGGTGGAAATGCAGATGAAGTGCTGAAAAAATCAGATTATACATCTAAAGGAACTTACAATACTCAACGTATTGAGCATGCATTTTTAGAGACTGAAGGCGCAGTTGGCTTACCAAAAGAAGATGGAATAACACTTTACACTAATGGACAAGGTATTTATGTTGACAGAAAACAAATTGCTAAAATACTTGCTCTTCCTGAAGAAAAAATAAATGTAATACTTGTCCCAACAGGTGGTGGCTTTGGAGGAAAAGAAGACATGACAGTTCAGGGACATACTGCATTATTTACATGGCTATTAAAAAAGCCAGTTAAACTAATACTTTCAAGAGAAGAATCATTCCGAATGCACCCAAAAAGACATCCTGTATTTATGGATATTGAAATGGGTTGCGATAAAAACGGAATGCTAACAGCCGTAAAACTTATGGCAGTTGGTGATTCTGGAGCATATGCTTCTGTTGGAACAAAGGTCATGGAAAGAGTTGCCGGCCATGCTACTGGTGGTTATCATTTTCCATGTGTAAATCTTGAAGCAAAAACTGTTTATACTAACAATATTCCAAGTGGCGCTATGCGTGGTTTTGGTGCCAATCAAGTTTGTTTTGCTTTAGAAGGTTGCATTGACGAACTTTGCAAACAAGGTGGATTTGATCGCTGGAAATTCAGATATGACAATGCCTTAACTGAAGGCAGAATGACTGCTACAGGTCATATCTTAAAATCAGGAGTTGGAATTAGAGCAACTCTTGATGCGCTTAAACCATATTACGATAAAGCAATATTTAAAGGTCTTGCTTGTGGAATAAAAAATTCCGGAGTTGGTAATGGAATGGAGGATTCCAGTGATGTCATTATTGAAATTATTTCAAAAAAACGAGTAAATATTCAGCATGGTTGGACCGAAATGGGCCAAGGTATTCATAACATGGCTATACAGACTTTACACGAAGAAACAGGTATTAATCCTGAAATAATTGAAGTAATTGTTGATACAAAAGCAAGTATAACAACTGGCATGACAACATCATCTCGTGCAACTGCCTTACTTGGGAATGCTATTATTGATGCCTCAAAACAAATTATAGAAGATCTTAAAATAAAGAAACTCTCCGATTTAAAAGGAATGAAATATAAAGGTAATTACACTTGCAACTGGACTACAAAACCCGGAGCTGATGTAAAAGAGATTATAACACACTACTCATACGGTTATGCATCACAGCTTGTTGTTTTAAATGATAAAGGAGAAATAGATACTGTTTATGCAGCTCATGATGCGGGTAAAATAATGAACCCAATAATGTTTGAAGGTCAGATTGAAGGCGCTGTTCATATGGGTGTAGGATATGCGTTAACTGAAGATTTACCAATGAAAGATGGATTCCTTGTCTCAACAAAAATGAGAGATTTAGGAATTTTATCAGCTAAAGAAACACCAAAAATAAAGGTAATTGGTGTTGAAGTTAAAGATTCTGTTGGTCCATATGGTGCAAAAGGACTAGGTGAAATTGGTTTAGTTCCAACTGCTGCAGCTGTGGCTAATGCCCTTTGTGATTTTGACGGTGTTAGAAGATATTCTTTACCAATGAAACGAAAAAAGAAATGTTAA